Proteins co-encoded in one Papaver somniferum cultivar HN1 chromosome 5, ASM357369v1, whole genome shotgun sequence genomic window:
- the LOC113282522 gene encoding ALBINO3-like protein 2, chloroplastic isoform X1: MGVPKLITLISRIRPISSYTYSSSLIPTRSIHSQIPNSLLTPTNLISNFNFQSQYKLNLGFPSFQSLSIHTSSDDDNEGFNFSDLEFNKESDLLNSGFDHSPDEVVKEVISAVDNVSWYDPAVQTVVSLQDGFHGLTNLPWWIVIASSTLALRLTILPVLVLQFSKAKQISELFPKLPPPLPPPFSGKSIKEQFLLFRKERKAIGCPSYLWNFAYISVQIPCFLLWMHTIRRMSLEQHPGFDCGGALWFQNLTQIPHGSFAVTFPILIAGLHYVNIQLSFRGSSVGKVTGVMGKLFEFYKLYLDVLTIPIFVIGFFLPQGSLVYWVTNSSITVIQNLSLQHPTLREKLGLPDKNASVKRVTSSSTDNLEISYLGKPEQRVNVQNLSPDELLSLPVQLLSKGHHDRALPLLRLAIEKDPDHIRSMVVLGQSLMQKQWLPESIGVLEHAVRKLLVGGQPAKEEEVDLLILASTWAGVTNIKQGKNKGLEHLERISQIEEPVDPKGKAHYFDGLELLSSALFNEGRKVEAEEYLRKVVAYDPSKNDLLQQLLEDEDDAKTY, encoded by the exons ATGGGAGTTccaaaattaataaccttaatcagTAGAATTAGACCTATTTCATCGTATACATATTCGTCTTCACTCATTCCAACCCGTTCAATTCATTCTCAAATCCCTAATTCACTACTAACTCCCACAAATTTGATCTCCAACTTCAATTTTCAATCTCAATATAAACTGAATCTTGGGTTTCCGTCTTTTCAGTCATTATCAATTCATACTTCTTCTGATGATGATAATGAGGGATTCAATTTCAGTGACCTGGAGTTTAAtaaagaatcagatctactgaATTCGGGGTTTGATCACAGTCCCGATGAAGTTGTAAAGGAAGTGATTAGTGCTGTTGATAATGTATCATGGTATGATCCCGCTGTTCAAACAGTCGTTTCTCTGCAAGATGGGTTCCATGGTTTGACTAATCTCCCTTG GTGGATTGTAATTGCTTCGTCTACTTTGGCACTTCGATTGACAATACTACCTGTACTAGTTTTGCAATTTAGTAAAGCAAAGCAGATTTCCGAGTTATTCCCAAAAT TGCCTCCTCCGTTGCCACCACCTTTCTCAGGAAAGAGTATTAAAGAACAATTTTTGCTCTTTCGGAAGGAAAGGAAAGCTATTGGCTGTCCCTCGTATCTATGGAATTTTGCATATATTTCTGTTCAG ATCCCATGCTTTCTCTTGTGGATGCATACAATCCGTAGAATGTCACTGGAGCAACACCCCGGGTTTGATTGT GGTGGAGCATTATGGTTCCAGAATTTGACTCAAATTCCTCATGGTTCCTTTGCCGTTACATTCCCGATACTGATTGCTGGGCTTCATTATGTCAATATTCAG CTTTCTTTCCGGGGATCGAGTGTTGGCAAGGTGACTGGCGTAATGGGTAAATTGTTTGAG TTTTACAAGCTATACCTGGATGTTCTCACAATACCTATTTTCGTCATAGGGTTTTTTCTTCCTCAG GGGAGTCTAGTGTACTGGGTCACTAACAGTTCTATAACTGTCATCCAG AATTTATCTCTTCAGCATCCTACTCTTCGGGAGAAGTTAGGGCTCCCTGACAAAAATGCTTCGGTAAAGCGTGTAACCTCTTCAAGTACAGATAATCTTGAAATTAGTTATTTGGGTAAACCTGAGCAAAGAGTTAATGTGCAGAACCTCTCGCCAGATGAACTTCTTTCT CTCCCAGTCCAACTCTTGTCAAAAGGACATCATGATAGAGCACTTCCATTACTACG GTTGGCAATTGAGAAAGACCCTGATCACATAAGATCTATGGTTGTTCTGGGACAAAGTCTTATGCAAAAACAATGGCTACCTGAGTCTATAGGTGTTCTTGAACATGCTGTTCGCAAG TTATTGGTTGGTGGTCAACCAGCAAAAGAGGAAGAGGTTGATCTCTTGATTCTAGCATCTACGTGGGCTGGTGTTACAAATATTAAGCAG GGAAAAAATAAAGGACTGGAGCACTTGGAAAGAATATCTCAGATAGAGGAGCCTGTGGATCCAAAGGGAAAGGCTCACTACTTTGATGGATTGGAATTGCTTTCTAG tGCTTTGTTTAATGAAGGTCGAAAAGTTGAAGCTGAGGAGTATCTCCGCAAGGTAGTTGCATATGATCCTTCCAAGAATGATTTATTACAACAGTTGctagaggatgaagatgatgccAAAACTTATTAA
- the LOC113282522 gene encoding ALBINO3-like protein 2, chloroplastic isoform X2 yields the protein MGVPKLITLISRIRPISSYTYSSSLIPTRSIHSQIPNSLLTPTNLISNFNFQSQYKLNLGFPSFQSLSIHTSSDDDNEGFNFSDLEFNKESDLLNSGFDHSPDEVVKEVISAVDNVSWYDPAVQTVVSLQDGFHGLTNLPWWIVIASSTLALRLTILPVLVLQFSKAKQISELFPKLPPPLPPPFSGKSIKEQFLLFRKERKAIGCPSYLWNFAYISVQIPCFLLWMHTIRRMSLEQHPGFDCGGALWFQNLTQIPHGSFAVTFPILIAGLHYVNIQLSFRGSSVGKVTGVMGKLFEFYKLYLDVLTIPIFVIGFFLPQGSLVYWVTNSSITVIQNLSLQHPTLREKLGLPDKNASNLSPDELLSLPVQLLSKGHHDRALPLLRLAIEKDPDHIRSMVVLGQSLMQKQWLPESIGVLEHAVRKLLVGGQPAKEEEVDLLILASTWAGVTNIKQGKNKGLEHLERISQIEEPVDPKGKAHYFDGLELLSSALFNEGRKVEAEEYLRKVVAYDPSKNDLLQQLLEDEDDAKTY from the exons ATGGGAGTTccaaaattaataaccttaatcagTAGAATTAGACCTATTTCATCGTATACATATTCGTCTTCACTCATTCCAACCCGTTCAATTCATTCTCAAATCCCTAATTCACTACTAACTCCCACAAATTTGATCTCCAACTTCAATTTTCAATCTCAATATAAACTGAATCTTGGGTTTCCGTCTTTTCAGTCATTATCAATTCATACTTCTTCTGATGATGATAATGAGGGATTCAATTTCAGTGACCTGGAGTTTAAtaaagaatcagatctactgaATTCGGGGTTTGATCACAGTCCCGATGAAGTTGTAAAGGAAGTGATTAGTGCTGTTGATAATGTATCATGGTATGATCCCGCTGTTCAAACAGTCGTTTCTCTGCAAGATGGGTTCCATGGTTTGACTAATCTCCCTTG GTGGATTGTAATTGCTTCGTCTACTTTGGCACTTCGATTGACAATACTACCTGTACTAGTTTTGCAATTTAGTAAAGCAAAGCAGATTTCCGAGTTATTCCCAAAAT TGCCTCCTCCGTTGCCACCACCTTTCTCAGGAAAGAGTATTAAAGAACAATTTTTGCTCTTTCGGAAGGAAAGGAAAGCTATTGGCTGTCCCTCGTATCTATGGAATTTTGCATATATTTCTGTTCAG ATCCCATGCTTTCTCTTGTGGATGCATACAATCCGTAGAATGTCACTGGAGCAACACCCCGGGTTTGATTGT GGTGGAGCATTATGGTTCCAGAATTTGACTCAAATTCCTCATGGTTCCTTTGCCGTTACATTCCCGATACTGATTGCTGGGCTTCATTATGTCAATATTCAG CTTTCTTTCCGGGGATCGAGTGTTGGCAAGGTGACTGGCGTAATGGGTAAATTGTTTGAG TTTTACAAGCTATACCTGGATGTTCTCACAATACCTATTTTCGTCATAGGGTTTTTTCTTCCTCAG GGGAGTCTAGTGTACTGGGTCACTAACAGTTCTATAACTGTCATCCAG AATTTATCTCTTCAGCATCCTACTCTTCGGGAGAAGTTAGGGCTCCCTGACAAAAATGCTTCG AACCTCTCGCCAGATGAACTTCTTTCT CTCCCAGTCCAACTCTTGTCAAAAGGACATCATGATAGAGCACTTCCATTACTACG GTTGGCAATTGAGAAAGACCCTGATCACATAAGATCTATGGTTGTTCTGGGACAAAGTCTTATGCAAAAACAATGGCTACCTGAGTCTATAGGTGTTCTTGAACATGCTGTTCGCAAG TTATTGGTTGGTGGTCAACCAGCAAAAGAGGAAGAGGTTGATCTCTTGATTCTAGCATCTACGTGGGCTGGTGTTACAAATATTAAGCAG GGAAAAAATAAAGGACTGGAGCACTTGGAAAGAATATCTCAGATAGAGGAGCCTGTGGATCCAAAGGGAAAGGCTCACTACTTTGATGGATTGGAATTGCTTTCTAG tGCTTTGTTTAATGAAGGTCGAAAAGTTGAAGCTGAGGAGTATCTCCGCAAGGTAGTTGCATATGATCCTTCCAAGAATGATTTATTACAACAGTTGctagaggatgaagatgatgccAAAACTTATTAA